The Stegostoma tigrinum isolate sSteTig4 chromosome 18, sSteTig4.hap1, whole genome shotgun sequence sequence gagaaagatcaactctaaaatatgagaagtccattcataagaacgataacagcggggaagaaactATTTTTGAATCTGTTAGTACGTTttcaagcttttatatcttctaaCTGATaaaagaggatggaagagagtataactgcgATGGGAGAGTCTTTAATTATGCTGGCTGCTTTCCAAAGGCAGCACCAAGTGTAGATAGAATCAATAGAAGGAACGCtgattttcatgatggactgggctgcattcacagtTCATAAAGCTgtccagcacggaaacagatctttcggtcCAATTTATCGATGCTGGccgaatatcctaaattaatctagtcccatttgccagcactttgCCCGTATTCcacctaaacctttcctattatatactcatccagatgcctgtttaatgttataactgtaccagcctccaatacttcctttggcagctcattccatacatgtaccaccctgtgtgaaaacattttctgggtcctattaaatctttcccctcttaccttaaacctatggcgtctagtttttgacttccccaacccagggaaaatATCTTGGCTATATTCACCTTTTCCATACTCCTCaggatttaataaacctctaagaaaaatagccccaccctattcaggcaagcataccaaacaccttcttcacgaACTTGTCTACctaggactccactttcaaggaactatgaacctgcactccaaggtctctttgttcagcaacactcgccAGGACTTTACCAtgaactgtgtaagtcctgctctgagataatgggaactgcagatgctggagaattccaagataataaaatgtgaggctggatgaacacagcaggccaagcagcatctcaggagcacaaaagctgacgtttcgggcctagacccttcatcagagagggggatggggagagggaactggaataaatagggagagaggggcaggcggaccgaagatggcctTTGTAAGTCTTATTAAAGAcctatacactggcaacacaacagtggtggaagggaacggTAACTTAACCACCCCAATAACCATAGAGAGGGGCGTGAAGCAaggcgacccactctcaccaattctatttaacattgctctggatccgttggtgtgctctctggagaagaccaactctccatcttcggtccgcctccccctctctccctatttattccagttccctctccccatccccctctctgatgaagggtctaggcccgaaacgtcagcttttgtgctcctaagatgctgcttggcctgctgtgttcatccagcctcacattttattatctaagtcctgctctgatttgcttttccaaaatgcaacacaaaatatttatctaaattatactccatctgccactgctcagcccattgccccatctGATAAAGCTGTTGTACTCTgtggtaaccttcttcgctgtccactaaacttctgtaatttcttgcagtcttggatACAAcaattgccataccaagctgtgatgcatcggATAGGGtgctttctacagtgcatctataaaaattcaTAAGAGTTTTTACAGACGTTCCAAATTTCCTCAGGCTTCTGAAGAAGTAGAGATATTGCTGCGCTCTCTTGACTGGAACATTGACATGAAGAGACTAAGGATAGATCATATGTGATATTTACTCCCATGAATTTGAAGTTTTTGATCACCTCTTCCTCAAAACCAATGATAGATAGGGATATTTCCTCTACTCGGGGATCCTCATGAGAATCTGTGGGGGGTGATGGCATAGTGCTATtgttgctgcactgttaatctagAAACCTAGAcagcattctggggacctgggttcaaatcctgctacggcagagggtggaattagaattcaataaatatctggaatgaagagtctaatggtgactgtgactCCATTGCTCATTATCGGGGGGGAAAAAaatttggttcactaacgtcctttggaaggaaactgccatctgtacctggtctggcctgtatgttactacagacccacagcaatgtggttgactctgggcaataaatgttgactagctctcatcccatgactgaatttttttttaaaaaagcagcctTGCGGGGCAAGAATGAAGATTGCTTCAAGCTATTATGTAATATTCTGtgatttcggaagaagggtctaggaccgaaacgtcagctttccggcttctctgatgctgctttggcctgctgcgtttcatccagctctacaccttgtgaagacaacaaaatgtgaggctggatgaacacagcaggccaagcagcatctcaggagcacaaaagctgacgtttcgggcctagacccttcatcagagagggggatggggtgagggttctggaataaatagggagagagtgggaggcggaccaaagatggagagaaaagaagataggtggagagagtataggtggggaggtagggaggggataggtcagtccagggaagacggacaggtcaaggaggtgggatgaggttagtaggtagatggggtgcggcttgaggtgggaggaagggatgggtgagaggaagaacagtttagggaggcagagacaggttggactggttttgggatgcagtgggtggagtggaggagctgggctggttgtgtggtgcagtggggggaggggacgaactgggctggtttagggatgcagttggggaaggggagattttgaaactggtgaagtccacattgataccattaggctgcagggttcccaggcggaatatgagttgctgtttctgcaaccttcgggtggcatcattgtggcactgcaggaggcccatgatggacatgtcatctaaagaatgggagggggagtggaaatggtttgcaactgggtggtgcagtatctccccttccccaactgcatccctaaaccagcccagttcgtcccctccccccactgcaccacacaaccagcccagctcccccactccacccactgcatcccaaaaccagtccaacctgtctctgcctccctaacctgttcttcctctcacccatccctccctcccaccccaagccgcacccccatctacctactaacctcatcccacctccttgacctgtccgtcttccctggactgacctatcccctccctacctccccacctatagtctctccacctatcttcttttctccccatctttggtccgcctccccctctctccctatttattccagaaccctcaccccatccccctatctgatgaagggtctaggcccgaaacgtcagcttttgtgctcctgagatgctgctgggcctgctgtgttcatccagcctcacattttgttgtcttggattctccagcatctgcagttcccattatctctctacaccttgtgatctcagattctccagcatcagcgcTTTCTACTATCACTttgtaatattctgcttttcctcTGGTGTGTCGAAGTTTAAGAACTGATGACCACTTATTAAGGTGGTTCCAGGCGTATCATATTAGGGACCCATACTGCCCTGGTGTGTATCTGGGCGCCTTCTTCCAGTATCCCACGATCCTCCAGTCCAGTAGCGACCTGGGAGGATGCCAGAAGGTCTGTAAGAGTCATCCACTATCCCAGAATGCTTTAGTTCACTCGTGCTGGACGAGAAGCTAGGCAAGGTGgtggtcggtgtgtgtgtgtgatgtaagTAAATATCTtatcctgcctttcacttttagCACGGAAACTAACAACTGTGGAGTCGCAGCGAATTCGGATTATGAATTCCTGCCGCTACAAACAGGGGTTTATTTCAACGGTTGGCCTGCAGCCAGAAGCCGCTAGCTCCTTTCCCGGGAAAATATCCGCACCGCGGAGCTGACGAGAGAACACAACTGTGCCTAGACCCCACAAGTTTCGTGCATTCAAATGCGTTCTGCTTTAATTGTCATTCTGACAGAGTGCTCACGTTGGTTTTTGATACCCTTTTACTCCCCCCTCCCGCAATCGTAGGTAGTTTCTCCGGGGTCGAGGATGACATTGTTTCCAttctataacaaaaacagaagttaaggaagggtcaccggccccaaaacgttaactcttgagtttttttttccacagatgctgccaggcctttgagcttttccagcaacttctgtttttgtttctgatttacagcattcgtagTCCTTTtagttttttgttttcattctggGTCGGTGGGTTCTTAAGTAGTTTTCCAGTCAAGTATCTTGATTGTTCGgtgaaaaatgtttaaaaagaaaacacatgtTTCAGTGAGGGCTGCCTCGAGACCCAGACACTGCTCCACACATTTGGCCAGTCTATATTTCTAGAGACTACCCCTCACAGGACCAGACCGAACCCTTAAACCCTATCCCACTCAGCTGATCCTTGGCCCCATGAGGAAGCTTGACAGCTTAGGATCTTTGAGAGTAATTTTGCTGTTAAACACCTTGAGTATATATAGAAATGGAAGGTTTTTCTAAATGTTGTCTTGGTATGTATTATATGCTCACTTAGTTAGCGGTGATCTTCATTCCAACTTAAGAACAGTATTGCAATGTCCCACTGCTAAGGTAGTGAACAGAGTCTGGGCTCATCATGTTTTGAATTGATCAGTTATTTATTGGATCAGTTTGCTAACTCGTTGACAAAGTAAGTAGAGATTTAAGTAAGAAAAAAGTTACCAACAAAGACGTTGAATAGAAAAACTTAAAACTGAGTTAACGAAAAGATCAGTGTGGACTAAGCTGACGAGTGAAAGACTTTTGTGCAAGAAAAATGTGTAACTGGAAATCATTTTCATTTCTGTATATATGTTTTGCTTTGAGCTGTAAAAAATGCTATGTGTAAACGGTGCCTGAATAATAGATTGAGAGTGACCTTTGCATTTGTACCTGTCAAAATATGTACATTTAACTCCCCAAGAGCATCTATTGTCCAAGATGTTCGTGCCGCACGTTGCAAAGTAATAAGCATCTCCTCATGCCATTCATTTACCATCACTGACTTTTGTACGATTAACACCAAGACTACCACTAATGAGGAGTGTGATTTTTTGAATACACTCCAgatgcctggataagtgcagctgtaacagcattccaaaagctgaatgccatccaggacaaagcaacctgcttgattgacaccccatCTACTGCCTTCAAAATTCACTGACTCATGTTCGCTACAGTGTATACCATTATGACGTGCACCATGGTAACTCACCAAAGCTTCCTTACCAGTATTTACAAACGCATAATCTGTACCATCCAGAGAAAGTGCAACAATGTATGTgtacaccaccacctgcatgttgTTCCCTTTCAATCACTGACTCAACTTCCAGAAATTACTTTCCTAAAAACACTGGATGTATCAAAAGGCCTGTAATGGTTCAGGGTTCACCAGCGCCATGACCACCTTGAAAACAATTAGAGATgtacagtaaatgctggcctacccacaTACAGTATTTTCTACATCCTACGAGCAAGTAAAAATTTTAAAGTCTGCTGCAGCAACAGTACAATATTAGGTATAGGTTCTTCAAATGTATTTGAGAGACTCTGTCGTTGAGTCTAGTTCATGAACTAATAAAGCCACAGTAGAGCCtttgaaaataacatttaaagtgaaacaaataataaaaataagATGCAAATCTAAGAACATTTAATATTGTGATGGTGCATCATAGTTCTGTCTGGCTTTTTTTAATGTGAAAGTTGCTTTCTGCTATTCTATGTAGTTTGTGGCTAATTCAATATtagaaattaaaattaataactgtGATACAAGGAACATTTGTCGTGAAATACCTGTAGAACTGTTAGATATTTTTAAGTATTCACAATTTGTAACATGTATAGTAGGTTTAGTTAAATCCTGGAATTGTTAGGTGGCAGCCTTTATTCATTACGCTATTAATGAGGATTTACAGTGACTTGTGTGGGATTCACCCGAGATGGCTGGGGAATTATGGTTGGTCTCAGTATACAGTTTCTTAAGGGGTGAGGAAATTAAGGATTCAGACCCCCTGATGGAGAGAAATGCTTATgaacactgagtgaaatgagattgaATATGTCTGTCTTGCTGGCAATTGCCTTTACAGTTCATACTGTACATTTATAACTATAACAGTGCAACCAAAATTCATTGAGCTATGTTCCAAGTTGACAAAATTAAGCAAACATTGgaggagatttaattgaaacCTGAGTTTACTCATGAGTTCTGTTTTGTTCCGTTGTAATAAATCACTAACACACAGTCTGCAATCAGTGTTAATATCAATGCAGATTTGTGTTTTTATAGCACTATTATGTGGAGAAATGTTCCAAAAGCTGccttaaaaaataaaatcaaactaaGATTGTAGAATATTGAAAAATGTGTAATGTTCTTCCCTCCCTCTTCTTGAAAAGGTAGACTTGAGCTGAGAGAATATGATTCCAAATCATTCTTCAAGAAACTCAAATAGCCAATCTTAACCAAGAGATTTTGGATTGAACTTGGAGATGGTGAACCCAAACTAGCCCATTCCAGTAATTTTTACCAAAGGAGTCATTGAATAGCAATCGATCAGGATCAAGAATCCcagtctgtttttcttttctcttttacccAGTGATCAAATATGAAATTTCTGGGaaacctcagcaggtttggcagaatctattgagagaaatgagagttaacatttcagatccagtgacctttcttcagaactgctttttttttccccccagcaATCTGCAGTTATTTTAGTTTTTTGATCAAATATGGAGTTTGGTATAGCTCAATACTAGACAATGCATTACATTTACTCAATATGCCTTTCAGAGAGTAAAATATTTATCTTTGCAGTTGGCAATGCAAACTTTGCTTAAATCGGTCTTTGTATAATTTATTTTCTAAAATGCAGAAGGAAAAATGGCAAAAAGCCTAAGAAGTAAGTGGAAGCGGAAGATGCGGgcagaaaagagaaaaaagaatgcACCAAAGGAGCTTGCACGACTGAAAAGTATACTAGGAGCAGATGGCAGTGGTGACATTACTATGAATGATGTTAAAGAAATTGCAACTGTGGTACCATGTGAGAAACTGAAACAGAACCCAGCTGCAAAAGAGGATGGTAATTTACTTTCTAAATACTGGGAAACTATTCAGCAATGTTCCATATAAAGTAGActcaaatttaaagaaaagatGCATGAAGAAAGGCTGATTATCAGTACCAACACTTATGTATATGCCTGCAAATTCTACAAGGCAGGAGAACTGAAGTAGAAGTTTGAGATTAAATGAGATAATGATTTAGAATATAACATGCCTTAACCTCATCTGGGGGAAGATGAAGAAGAGGCTGTAATTATAAATTTAGAAATGAGAATTGTGGTGTGACTTTTATCTTGTTTAAATTTTTTCAGTGGCCATGTTTAATCTTTTATACAAAACTCAAATAGCCATTATTGACCGTTTGTCATGATGACATTGAAACCAAATTTATAGCTTCTTCTCTCCATGCCCACATACTGCTTTGAGGGTTCAATCCCATTTTAAGCTTGCTAAATTATATCATACTGTCCACTGCATTGTCTCCCTGATTTGAGCTAACTCAGTACACAACATGGATTAATTATGGATCCTACCTAATTTGTATACAGTAGATAATTGTTATCTATAAGTGCTTAATTAGCAGAGGTGCGTTAACTAATTATAGTCATAGATTTATACAGCATGGAGACCTTTTgttcaacttgttcatgccaaccagacattcaaatctgaactaatcccattggctcatgtccctctaaaccattcctattcatatatccattcagatgctttttaaatgtaattctaCCTGGCTCCACCATCTCTTtggacagctcattccatgcacacactaccctctgtgaaaaaattacccctcaggttctttgtatcttcccctctcaccttaaatcaatgccctctagctttggacttcccctaccctaggaaaaagactggcTATTTGCtctatctgtgcccttcatgattttataaacttctataaagtcaccgctcagcctctgaGACTTCAGGAAaaagaagccccagcctattcagagatagtaggaacttccagtgctggagaatccaagataacaaggtgttgagctggatgaatggagcaggaaaggtgatgtttagggtctggacccttcttcagaaacccgaaacatcagctttctttttcctctgatgctgcttggcctgctgtgttcatccacctctacaccttgttatcctagccTATTCTGCCTCTTCCCTTTAAATCAAACActccaacgctggcaacatccttgtaaacctttttcttcacctttaacatccttcctgtagaagggtgaccagaattgtacacagtattccaaaacagGACTtactgatgtcctgtacagccacaatgtgacatcctaactcctacactcactgttctgaccaatgaagacaagtgtgacAAACACCTTGTTCACCACCCTGTTTGCAAATCCAAGGAGTTCCTTTtaaggaattatgcacctgctactcccccaggtctctttgttcagcaacgctcctgagggccctaccattaactgccctggtttgctttacaaaatgcaacacctcacatttttctgaagtaaactctatctaccattccttggcccatctgatcaagtccCATTTTACTCTAAGCTAATCTTTGCTATCCACTACATCACCTATTTTGGGgtattctgcaaacttactaaccatgccttcaattgtcacatccaaatcttttatataaatgataaaaagcagtggacctagcatcGATACTTACGGCGCACTGCTGGtcccaggcctccagtctgaaaagcaacccactaccaccaccctctatctcctacttTTAAGTTACTTATATATTTGGTTAGTGAGCTGCCCGAGAtcgcatgtgatctaaccttaacCAATCTATTAgacactttactgaagtccatacaggcaacatctaccactctgtctTCATCAGTCTTTTGTCACATCTCCAAGAAacctcaagttagtgagacaccatTCTTCACACACAGCCATTTTTGTTACTGTAGTTTTATTAAAGTAATACTTGTCAGATCTTGAATGTTTGTAGTTTGGGAAGTAACTTAAATGTTTCCTAACAATATAAATAAAACTTATCTttcacagatgatgcatctctAATGGATATTGATAAGAAAAGGAGCAAAAAGACTCTTTTAAATGAGCATGGACAGTATCCGATATGGATGCATCCCAGACAAAGAAAGAAGCTCAAAAGGCAGCTGAAAAAGAAGGGAAAATCAAAACAGCCGAAGGGGCTTGCTTGGTAGACTTGTTAAAGTATGCGAAATGAACGTCAGTTTCGGAAAAATAGCAGTCATTTAAAATGTTTCACATGTTGATGAGGAAGTGATAGTGCATGACTTTTGAAATGTACCACAACAATACTAATATGTGTTCTATATCTTTGAAGATTGTTGAGTTGTAACATATTTTAGATTAAAAGATTCCTATAACAAGAAGATGGCATCAGTGAAAATTTGGTGTTTTAAGATTAATTTACAACTTTAGCATTTTCCCATTAAGCAAGAGGTCTGAATTTACTAGAACATAGAAGGGATTGACAGCTCTGCTTATGTAAGTGGAGAAAGTATCCCGAGAAGATCAACTAGTAAAATATATAAATTTCATCCAAAGAAACTTTACCAAGACCACATAGATTTCTATATTTTTATTATCAATTTGTTTGTACTCTagagttaaaaataaaaatactgtGCAGTTTGGATGTCAGAAATGTTATTTCTGTTCCCTCAGCACAATTTTCTGTGAATAACAAAGGTATAGTATTTTGCAACTTGTCTAAAATAAAAACTTGCCAGGAACATGTGTGCTTCTTAATTCCATTATGAaatttttttgaaatttattGTTTGCTTATTGCAATGTATTCATCTGACTTGTACCATCTGTAACACATGACAGTGAGTGATGTTAACCAAGAGAATTGGAATGTGCAGATGACGACTTTGGGCACTCGATGATGTCACCAATTTTCTTTGAACTCAACATATGGGTGGTGATAGTAGAATACAAATAGTACAAAATTGGATAACATTGTCCTGACAGAATTATTATTTATGTCTAAacaatttgtttggaatttgaatttctaAATAGAAACAGATTTGTGTTGAGATTCTTCTTTAAAGGTTTGATTATTTTTATAAAAAAGGTCACATTATCGAACGTTATCAAACAGTGATCAAATCCAGTATTTGTGATAAAGTAGGTGATGAATTCCTGTGGAATTAATGGGAAGGTTATATAATTAGGCTGGCAGTAGTTAAGTAAGCATTAAAAGTCAGTAactttgttttcagtgcagaacAGACAAGGGAGTTTAGAAACTAGTTTCTCTCGAGTTACAGGAACACGTTACCCTACCAAAAGGATTTAGTCTGTGAAACTTCCATACTAGGAATGTTTCGCTAGAAATCTAAAGGTCATCAGAACTGAGAAGCTTTAGGCTCTCAAAATCTGTGAAAAGTTCATATCAGCAGATTTGAAAAGACTCAAATTGTTGTCACAATCCTCAGCAAAGAAACACAAAGTTCTCTAAACTTGAGGGGAGTGTTGGAAAACAGGTTTAAACTTTGTTTTGATAGATGTTTTCTAACTTTTCTATATTTATATAACATGATTTGTGTTAATAATCCTCAATTAAAAATATTGCAGTCTTGTGAATATGTCTGTGAAT is a genomic window containing:
- the llph gene encoding protein LLP homolog, with the translated sequence MAKSLRSKWKRKMRAEKRKKNAPKELARLKSILGADGSGDITMNDVKEIATVVPCEKLKQNPAAKEDDDASLMDIDKKRSKKTLLNEHGQYPIWMHPRQRKKLKRQLKKKGKSKQPKGLAW